Below is a genomic region from Diabrotica undecimpunctata isolate CICGRU chromosome 7, icDiaUnde3, whole genome shotgun sequence.
ctatttatttatgtaaaaagtgtacagtgcatctacaccccgaatgtttcgaaaattttcatcttaaaatttaatttacagttaagatacaatatgttccttttttaaaaattgtatgcgtattcggccaaaggtgcgtatacgcacccatctgtttttcctttcatgagaaaaaaaaaatctttttggttgtaaattagtcttaatttatgtgtttttaatccaatctaataaatcaattgtcaaatttctctttgtttattatCTCGGCCCTTAATGGGTTAAGAAAGCATTTGagcgggtcaaattaaaggacattatccacttattgtacgcaataggaataattaaaacgattgaaaatatctaGCAAAACAACGCAAAAAAgtagtcctctattgttcaagttgattatggatgaaaaaatgaaaaaagtaaGACCTTAAAAGGTATATCAAaggggagaaaaacaacttaaaataatctgctatgcagtcAACGAAATactactactctctcaaagtgaagataatttacaacgtatgctgcaccaatttaatataaccgccagaaaatttaatatgttaatttcccaaaaagacaaaatgcatggttagaACAGCAAATTTCCTAAAATGTAaattagatcttcttcttcttcttcgtctagccattcacgtccacatctgaacataagcctcttcaagtcttcctttccattgttttttattgtacgctacttgtagccaatttttcccggcagtccttttcagataatctgtccatctcataggaggtctgcctctgggtcttttgtgttggtatggtctccaggttaaaattgatctgtgccatttgtttagatcgctcctagctacatgtccagcgtattcccatttcaactttaatgatttttgcaccacatcggtgactttggttttctgtcttatccacgtgtttgttttcttgtccttaagtgatatacctagcattgctctttccatcgcgtgttgagtgactctaagtatattcatattcttttttgtaattgtccatgtttgtgccgcataagttaatatcggaataatgcatgcatcaaaaactttagatctaagatgtaattgaatttgttgatttctgagtatatagttcagtttatcgaatgctgcccaagctaactttcttcttctttttatttcttcagtttgaatttccctattcagtattattttttgtcctaggTATATATATTCTTGCattccgaagacaccgtgacaataataaacgataaagttatagaaaaagttgaagaaatTAGATCTATAAATCCGATtatacaacaacaacaacaatgaTCGGGTGTTAAATATTGGCgatattttagttgttttttCTCGGTTGACCGTTTTTAACAAGACGTTAATGAAAAAgtcagattttttttttaattttagcgtCAGGTCGTTAAAATTACCATTACTAAGCAGAAATAATACCTAACTAATGTACTAaaaagcaatttaaaaaaaaggacTTAGCGTGACGTATAAAACTGATATACTTACAGTAGACTCGCGATTATCCGAGCTAATTGGGACCGCGCATACCTCGGACACCGAAAACCTCAGTTAAACATAGTTAAAATATATAGATAGAAAAACATTTACATACTGTTTTAAAAGGGTCTTTGTTATATTTCTGTATCAACTTCTGGCCTGGTTTTGAGGCTGTGATGTTGCGAAAACGCTGAAAATGAAGGACATCGGTAGAAGTTGACTCTTCTTAGGCAGCTCCAATCGCCTTCAATCCTTCCGAGTAAGATATTTTCTCGATTATCTCATCTGGGTCATCGTCAGTGACATTGTGTGCGTTGATAACCATGTCGGCAATTGTATTATCAGTCAGTTTCATTTGCTGATATTGCATAATCCACTCGTTGACTTCTTTATTATTTATCGGCAGTTCCGTTGGTAACTGATTAGCGAGATCTACAATTTCAACAATACAGTTATTGTTATCTTTTCCATCACTTTTCGCTTCAATTTGAAAAATCTGTCGCCATGACTTTTTCAAAGTTGTTACTTTAACATTATCCCACGCTGAAGCTATTTGGTAAAACATATCCTTAACGATGATTTTTTTAATTGCTGCTGTCACAGTCATTCCCTCATCCAACCAGGTCAACAACACTTGGAGAAGCCTTCGACGATAGTTCCGTTTTATAGCCTCTAAAACTCCTTGGTCCAGAGGTTTAATGAAAGATGTGACGTTTGGTGGCAAGAAAACGGCTTTAATGTCACCGCTAGCTAACGAACTTGCTTCTAGATGAGATGACGCGCTGTCCAAAAAAAGAATAGCCTTTCTTGGtaggtttttcttttttaagtagGCTTCAACAACGCAAACAAATTTgtctaaaaaacaatattttaaaatttggcaATCTATCCACGCACCACGTTGATTCCTGTACATAGTGGGTAGGCAATttacctaaatatttttaaaaacccttgGGTTCTCCGATTTTGCTACACATCAAAGAGTTACTcgttctttctttttcttcttttggtgcctatcctctgtggatgttggcaatcacgttggtccatctgatgttcttcaaccacgatgtctttctgcgcccttgagatcttttaccttctatcttgccttgtaaaattagttgaattagttgatacttctcaatGCGCATCAGATGCCCTAAGTATgttatctttctgattttcatgatacgcataatttccagatctttattcatacgttggatcacggtgttgtttgtaacatgatggatatagaaaattctgagcatgcggcggtagcaccacattttgaAGGCTTCTAATCatttggatgttgcctccgtcaacgtccaggcttcaactccatataaaagggtaaaAAATACATAGCGTCTCAAGACTTGTGTTCTTATATCAACTATAattgcatattacataaaatcttcctgaagcgattgaagacagctctcgcctttttTATACGACACCTTATTTCCcgtgagtggtcccattccttatttaggctgcattcAAGGTATGTAAtgttgtcgattattttcaatgGTTCATCaatagctgtgaattggtgctgtattacttTGTTTCTACTTATTATAAGAaatttggtcttcttacagtttaatttcatgccgtatctgtcacaggcttcccctacacggtctattaatgtttgcagatcctccgcattatcagcaatcaaaaccgtatcgtccgcatatcttaaattgctTATGATTTCACAattaatttttataccttctcttaaaccatcaatagcttccctgcacagcatttccgagtaagtattgaacaccgtcggtgataaaatgcagccctgacgtactcccccttttatcgtgaattcttgtgaggtttcaTTGTCTACTCGTAtagttgccctttgctgtaagtataaatttttaattaggcgtaaatctttgtcatcaatactagattctttcagtatctgaaataatttttgatgttacaccttgtcaaatgcttttaaGTCCATAAAGCATGCGTACacttcgcaatttacgtcttGAGCTTTTTGTATCAATAATTGTATGGAAAATAGATCCTCCCACGTTCACAGTCtgcttctaaacccaaactgaacactgctaatgtgttcttcaagttttctatatatgcgagattaaaaaacagaaagaaggattttgagtgcatggctcattaagcttaaaattctgtaatcagagcatctggcGGCATTTGTCTTTTTGGGGAGAGGAATGAAGGTGGAAACTAGAAAATTTGTAGGAAAATCTgtagtttcatagattttgttcagtagacccgttaggagtttgagttgattgttttcaaatagtttcaatatttcagcttgtatgttatcaggttcaggtgctttgttggtttttagtatctttattgcatatgttacttcactgagcgttatttctggtTCTGAACACCCAGAAATactgacttctgtctcttgctTTTCCTTAAATAATTCTTCTATGTATTGCCTCTTTTTCTCAAGTATTTTCCcattttcgtagagcagattgttatttgcatttttgtATCCAGGCGCAGTTTTTTCACTTTGGGCTGCCAGTTTTTTGGTTGGAAGAATTCTAAAATTGAGACCCATTTCGTAGCAATTGAAGATTTGGTCTGACGTGAGGCCATGCTCTAAAATGAGATTactcaattttaaattaaatggctCAATTTCAGATGAATCGACCGAAAGTTGGTCACCCGAAATGTTCAGTTGTCGAATGCCATACCTCTTCTTCCATCTGCCGAGCCAACCATCACTTGCAGTAAAAAATTCTTCATCATCCTTAAACCGTTTGTGAAACCCGAATGGGACTTCCCAACCCTCGAAGATTagaaaatcataaaaataagGCTTTAGAAGTCAGTTcctattctcttttatttaaagTTTTCGGCAACAAATTACTTCTACCATTTATTAACGCATTGTTCAATATCTTTTCGTTAACGTCTCCAATCTCCCACAGCCACTTCTCCAACACCTAGGTCAGCAGCAACCTTCTTTACTAACTCATCCttattaaagcattttatagCACTTAATTTTGATTCTAAAGAAACCACAACTTGTTTACATTTTAAACTCGTACTGCATTTCAAGTTAAGTAGAAATTGCATACTTGATCCCGCTCTCTAAGCTAATTTATTAcataatttgttattttcaaTTACTACCTCGGTTAATCCAGAGGCTCAGTTAGTCGAGACTCGAATAATCACGAGTCTCGTATAATTTGAACTAAAGTTTGAATAAGCCAACAAACCGATGTAATAGTAAACCACAGCTGATGTAGAAATATGTAACTCACCCACAGCATTATAAAGCGTAGTTTCATTTGCATTGAGTTCTACATGTCCTTTAGTAGCAGCAAGAATTGGATTTGTGATTACATCTTTTAAACAGTCTGTATCGATACCTCTATACGGATATTGGTCTTCTGAGCATAAACCTTGTGATTCTACGTCATAAAATGACCAAGTTGCCATTCCACTTTCGCATCCTTGGTTCCAACCAGAGCAATCCAACAATTCTTGTGCACTTAAGTTAACCAACTGATTGGTATGTATGGCAAGTTGTCCTTCAAGTGATCCGCACTAAAAGatagaaataataatatacacaaggtaaataaatataataaaataatacaattttaaataaaattgtaaagaaatggtaaaaataactaataagtttctgctttttttatttctttaaaagttaAATAGACCAATTAAGAAAAtgaaactaaaattttaaaaatttataacaaaTTACATAAGAGGCTATAAAACGGTTAGAGGAAATTGAAATGTAGTGCTACCGACGCGTCGGTATGTATGTTAAGGGTCTCATGTATACACCATACAACTAGCATAATTATTCTCCAGAGActaagaaaatacaaagaaagTATTCACACCGTAAAGAACACAAAATTGGCTTAATTCTGTCATATTATGCATAAGagtaaataccgacttctacagttgttcttacaaggcaagattgagggcaagagagtcTCTGGATGCAGACGTATATTCTGGCTGGCCAATCCTGGAAAATGGATTTTTTtaacgttcttcttcttctagtatcGCCTCCACTAATAAAAGTTGGTTGTGACCATTGCAAATTAGTCTCTATCTGCTGCTTTTCTTAAAAGCTTCTGAGTATTCAACCCGGTCCAGTCGCAAATGCTTTTCAACCAACATATTTGTCGTCTACAAGGACccatttttccttcgattttacccttcataatcagctgcaacaaatCGTATTTCTCATTTCTATGTGCCctaaatatgctgtctttctccttttaatggtggtcaaaattTTTCTCTCTCTTCTCATTCTgttcatttaaaaaattcttcTTAAAATTCACACCTTAAAACCTTCCAGCTTTTTCATTAAGTCAAAATAAATAGTCCAATCTTCGGTATTATAAAGAAGAATAGactggatataacattttaccatccgatatcggatttgcagattaaCTCTTTCGTTACTTAGAAATTTTCTCATCGTCAAAAAGGTTGCTCTTGATTGTTCTATTCTTAATCGAATTTCTCATTTTGGATTTAGGTCTTCACTAATCCAGACTCTTAAGTACTTCATTTTGTTCACTtgttcaatattttcattttttatttgcgatattcactgtatcgtcggcataacgaatgttatttatattttcaccatttatcttgatcctttctgtacagttttcaagtgcttgtgTAAATAACTCTTGGGAGTATGTATTAAATAGTAATAGTGAAAGTACgcagccttgtctcacacctctacTTATTTTTTGCACATCCATGCTATTTTCATCTAgtgttaccacagcctgttggttctAATAGAGAGTTCTTactatgttaatatcattttatcatttttgtcgagtcctcTTTGCTTTAGgcattccatgagaatgttatgtttaccTTTGTTGAAAGCTGTCTCATAGTCTATAAATGTGatgaaaagatctttttgttggtctcctTTTGTTGGACATTTTTGAGCAAGAtttgtgaaactatacagagcgTCTACTGTTTCGAACCCATTACCAAAGCCGTGTTAAGGTTAACTGATCTATTTCAATCTGCAGTGAATataataagatgggtcaatgttgTCGCCAACATCACTAGAAGTTAAGCAcctttagaagaagaagattaaattaCAATTTCATTACATTTGGAAATATAATCAAAAGATCAAATAAGTAAAATACTAAATATTACACAGCAAATATACAATAGAAGTAGACTGCTGTATTAATatgtttataaaagttttttcctGATATCTTTACTATGCAATCAGTAGAACTACTTGCCAGCTAAATTTTCTTCAGAGTTTTTAAGGAAGCCTTACATGTGACGAAACATGAAAATGAAAAAACACTGATTGTGGACCTATTTTTAAtgtgtttaaaataaatattcaaatatatacTTTGTTATACTTACAGCACTAAAAGCATAACCGGCACAACAGATTAGATCAAAGTCAAAAACACTTTTAACAGATGTAACGGCATTTTTCTCTCTCCAATCTATAGATGTTGGAAGGTCATCAGTAACTTCCAAATCAACTCTACCTTCGACATTTTCAAACAACTTATTTGTggaagtattatttttattaatcaacTTATTAAATTCTTTATCAGTCCAGTCAGCAAACTCGGTGATTTTCAAATAGTAGGAAGATTCTCCGCGATGATATTTTACATTGTGTTTTTCAATTTCacgtaaattttttttaaatatttgaaaacgGAATTGGTCTTCTTTTACTTTATAACTTCTAGAGTAATctacctaaaaaataaaaaacttttctacATCTTATATACAGAAGAGAGTGACAAAAAGATACTAGTTTAAAATAATCAGGTCCGTGTTACAGACTCTGCTAGTATCTAGTTAAAATCTAAAATCTAGATCCAAAAGTTTTATCTCAACATAActcctcatctaagcaaaaatctttGGCGAATTAGTTTCTTGTACCCATACAGAATATACCGAAATAACTGAAatgacagttaagatttgatttcacgtaggtacagtgcgtttgtgtatccgcttatacgtatttcatcctagcaGAAATCATCAGAGCGACTAAAAATTTGATAAATTTTGGTTaaagtttgaaaacaaaaatcaaaatgctgccgacaaaaatcaaaattcatTTCAAAGGTGAAAAGTGCAACGTGTCTAcaaattgtttgttttattgcAATGGAATGGAATAGAAattggaaattttcaacccttacaaccacccttatgacaaaaatgaattaaaaaatatttttatcggtttgaaacatttcttgagtgcattttatttaacgaaaattaattttttgcatataaaataactttttattataatttcaacatttcaaccctcacaaccaaccccttttttttaaattaatttaatatatttttattggtctgaaacatttcttgagtgcattttattaaacaaaaattaatttcttgcttataaaataacattttattataatttcaacattttaacccgcacaaccaccccctttgtcaaaaatgaattaaaagatatttttaacgatttgaaacatttttagagtgCATTGTGTGTAGACAAAaactaattttttacttataaaatgagcctacttttttcaacccttacaagcaccccttttgatgaaaataaaatccttaaatccttaacttagacatggacataaatagaaaaaatttagtttataatatattacaatttttttattttccaaaaaactaaaaataaataatatttatataaaacgaggtataaaataaatgaatatctatTCATCATCGGAATCATAATTTTCACCGTCCAATTGGTCTTCGTTTACTGGAGGACACTTTTGGCAATTGTCACCACAGCATGtacaacatgcataaaaaaaacgattttacaggtaatttaacAGGCTATAAGTATAGGAATGTTAAATCATTCTAAATTCCTTCATGTTTAAAGGGTGAAGGGTCAAAGGGTCGGAGACCAgtggttcatgcgctataaagcaaacttcaaacaactatatctccgttattttttaagctacaaaaaaaatttaaaaatgaaaatttttgttgaaaaaaaacctattttttgtcatcttttacgtatcttttatagttttgaagttaatataaaaaaaaaagattttttttttaatatttacaaaaaaaaatgtaatcatacttttttcaaaaactgggtattctacagtggctaaacttttggatcatacaaaaaacactaaaataaagtgaattatataaggaaaacaatttatttgaatcctagtgaacatgacgttagttttattgcgtttttttttacaaaaatttgagaaacccatcgtttttttgatcgtatctcacgtacagtTGGTGCAAAGTACTTTTACTACcgctcattttaaaggtcttttcgtgctcttctaaaaatattatatgagtttttgtcgaaaaatgtacccgttttccgttatttaacgttaaatactcgtattgaaagacaaaaacaaaaacaaaccttctttgaacagccataactcagttaatattgaactgaaaatatttattaaaaagccaatctttttgtttttttatgagctttaattttatttgttacactttttttgataaaactcttagtttcagagttattcttaaaaaatctttgaaaaacatgtttttttttaacgaaaaatgacacttttcaacagtgaataactcaaaaagtattgatctagcgaaaaaaatgtttactatattttttgtttgaaatttgtcctTTTATCGAATAGCGTGGTTATTTTGAGTGAAAAAGCTTCCACCCTCGAAAAGGGGTGGCAAACACCCCCAGGGTGGAAGcgcacatcggcactatataacttttgttgcttgagtaattatttaccaacacacaaaatttcaaatgaatcgattcagttataaagaattcggaggtaaaaaccctcCTGAGGTAACTGATCTATTAACACCTACTTGTGCAATGGAAAACAAGCAATTTTACATGTTTTATTTAAGCATaaggtaaatataaaaatttccTCATTTTTCACAAAAAAAGTATAACTTTTGATTTCGACCATATTTTCAAACGTTTTAAACAGCATATTGAAGCTGAATGGttctataattttataattttattttataattttactatagACTGCATATAATCGCTTAATGCAGGTGAGTCTTGAAATTTCAAGGAAGACCTTCGAAAAAGATAACAATGCGCTTCGCTCGAGTATGGTGAGTGGTGACCTTTTCCAGGGCGATCAAAATACGACTTTCGACTTAATACTACAGTCATGTACAAAATTCCTCCTATATTCACCAATTTTTACCGTAATTTGCGCATTCCTATTTTTCATCCTATGTAGTATTGCTCATTTATAAGTAATTATCAGATTATTTTAACCACAAAAACACCTATAAAATGACATTGCATAAATATTATCAATACTTACCAAATTTACACTTATTACACATATTTCATATGTACTTGGTTGCATCTACGCAGCCGCTGTGAAAATTGTCACTCGCTGGCAGTACTCGGGCGAACTGCATTGTTTACTTTTTTCGAAGGTATCCCTTAAAATACCAAGACTTGGCTGCATAAGGCGACTATATGCAATTGAAAAATGGTGAAGCCGTCATATTTGAATTTATACTTTatgtaaaacatttaaaactgatTCTTTTTGATTTCATAAGTACGTACTTAAAAACTATAAATCTTCATCTACAAATTCTACCTAATGTCGTCTTTGTGGAAGTACTCACCATGACGTAAGAtcttttgtaatgtgaaagtttaaattcagcgtttttaagcatatttcaaatacctcaaatttatttttaaaacctaAAATCGAAATTTAATGTTATGTGTTTTGAAGAGTGGGCTGTAACAATGGAACTTTTATAGCGGCCGGTCAtggaagtaataaattttattgatctcatgagaatcataaaaaatggcagaaatcgcgcaatgtttatttatttaacagctttatttaattatttaccaGCAATATTGAAACTGAATTGAACTGAATTGAACTGAAACTGagttgacaaaaattttatttagaaaattgaTTTCATGCGCGTATTCCACCTACAATTTTGGGGTTTTTAGGGGGAATCGAGGGAGTAGGACTGGTAAacatttttgcttcttttttggagtttcaaaattgacatttacattaaaattcagcttgttggtATAATTTTTAGTGGTCACATCTCTGACCACCTAACTATATATGCTTATTCATTTTCTCGGATTTCTTAGCAGCTTTTTTAGCATCCATTCATATTTTAAAGGTATTCATTCTACGTTTCGAACgcataattaatataaaattagtaaatAATATACTGTGGTGCAAAATTAACTGGGGGTTTAGATcgaaacttgtttaatttgtttgaaattgtattttatgccttatAAGCGAcaagtttttttcttgtttgaacctgtttagatgttttttgcgaacaaaaacacttttacacatacgttttgttattaatgtgaaatattggcttagtattaatttaggtttattgtggtactgtacctgattataagttcggctgtaggtttttgattgtctcctgtttaaaacttgcattaaaaaaattatgacaccagaagaagtagcacaagctattgctttacaggatgatgggcggagcattcgttacatcgcaaatgctttaggaatttctcgaagtacagtgtttgatgcaatacaaagatttcgggTGGAAACAGGACAATACACCAGGAGACCAGGTCAAGATAGACAaagaaccacaagtcaagttgaagatcgctttcttaggttacaagaattacgcgatcgtacattatcagcaccagtacttgttcaacgattaaatgatgtctatagaaacacagtttccatttataccgttcgaagacgcttaaatgaatatggattaagatccagaatacctgtcacgggacctctattaacagcagatcatcgGAGGCAACGTTTACACTTCGCTCGCGAACATCTTAATTGGAGTGTTGACGATTGAAGTGCTGTGCTTTTCACGGATGAATCAAGATTTAATAGATACTCATCGGATGGACGGCACAGAATATGGAGATGAActggtgaacgttatcagcaatgttgttttgctccgagagttcaatttggtggaggtggtataatggtgtgggcagtcatttccctagaggctcatacagaacttgttacaattcaaACAATTCAAGGGGGCAGTTTGAACGCTCAAAGGTATATTCAgcaatgtttggaagatcatgtactgccatttgccccatttattggagaaaactttcgtctaatgcaagataatgctcgtccgcacatcgcaagaataacacgggattacttggatgaagttggAATTCGTTTATTACCATGGCCGCCAAGAAgtgcagacttaaatccaatagagcatgcatgggatattctgggacgacgtattcgacgtaaccatggtgagtttgaaaccatGAATGATTTGGAGCAAGCAGTTCGTGACGAATGGGAGCAAATCCCTCAAGCAGACTTTGCTATCTTGATCCGAAGTATGCCTGATCGAATAAGGGCCGTAATTAGGGCTCGTGGAGGTAATACACTCTACTAAATATTGTTTtccataaaaattgtttatattaaaataaaaaataatatttttttctttgcggattttgaaattttttgaattgtt
It encodes:
- the LOC140446201 gene encoding cathepsin L-like proteinase isoform X2, which encodes MSRRTITEVILKMQFTDNFSMKTIIIFATVFLAVYALSDEDAWNSFKVDYSRSYKVKEDQFRFQIFKKNLREIEKHNVKYHRGESSYYLKITEFADWTDKEFNKLINKNNTSTNKLFENVEGRVDLEVTDDLPTSIDWREKNAVTSVKSVFDFDLICCAGYAFSACGSLEGQLAIHTNQLVNLSAQELLDCSGWNQGCESGMATWSFYDVESQGLCSEDQYPYRGIDTDCLKDVITNPILAATKGHVELNANETTLYNAVATIGPISSLINGTNLRFFGGGIYDAECEGFPNIDVLVVGYDSSDGVDYWILKNSWGISWGEEGYIRIPRDKNQCGIRYLNSYPVLN
- the LOC140446201 gene encoding cathepsin L-like proteinase isoform X1, producing MLNSLVLIFSAYCLKTQFTDNFSMKTIIIFATVFLAVYALSDEDAWNSFKVDYSRSYKVKEDQFRFQIFKKNLREIEKHNVKYHRGESSYYLKITEFADWTDKEFNKLINKNNTSTNKLFENVEGRVDLEVTDDLPTSIDWREKNAVTSVKSVFDFDLICCAGYAFSACGSLEGQLAIHTNQLVNLSAQELLDCSGWNQGCESGMATWSFYDVESQGLCSEDQYPYRGIDTDCLKDVITNPILAATKGHVELNANETTLYNAVATIGPISSLINGTNLRFFGGGIYDAECEGFPNIDVLVVGYDSSDGVDYWILKNSWGISWGEEGYIRIPRDKNQCGIRYLNSYPVLN